A region from the Bosea sp. RAC05 genome encodes:
- a CDS encoding CRISPR-associated helicase/endonuclease Cas3, with protein sequence MIASWTSADGPWAKLSHGPDGEIEAWHSLVDHSADVAACFEAILALPIPSRRIAKLAGRDELPECWIDRLCAHVALHDFGKANSGFQARSRVGAPLIGHCREAWVAVQDEDIRARLASVLPWAEMEQWGHLDPVQLVVLAHHGRPLAPVDFDQSRLAHWRCIGGFDPVQQLRPLGDAVRSWYPKAFQVDGEPLPTAPAFWHGLLGYITLADWLGSDTRFFPFANGREPDRIASSRIMARKALQAIGFDPSSSRVSLASRPLAFSAVSEHPPRDVQTATGSFEGNVVVLESETGSGKTEAALWRFARLFEAGEVDGLYFALPTRVAATSLHERVSKAVETLFPDPAYRPAVTMAVPGMVAPTNDQQTGTELCGSPDLTESPADMRSASMWASEGPKRYLAGTIAVGTIDQVLLASLNAKHAHLRLSALARLLLVVDEVHASDAYMASLLGNLLAFHRRAGGHALLLSATLGSNARDSLLGTPRRSVPFEQAVAAPYPALSSNACPDPLAQPGNGRDRTIAIQLDTRIGDPAAVAGIAIKAAGLGAKVLVIRNLRRDAIKVLEECKLAGAQDLLFKCGGVATLHHGRFAREDRRALDRAVEGAIGLKRPAGGTIVIGTQTLEQSLDIDADLLISDICPADVLLQRLGRLHRHDRGRRPAGFEAPRAVVMAPNDLAGLYHRGEHGIGLFQSNGQSTPYPYSDVLAVEATRQAIVDYPSWEIPIMNRLLVELATHPEARASLLDRLDPSGGWEESDAIVTGRGAAYKLQAGYAHLPFDSAFDDQAVVMSDDPLSTRLGEKDLLVQFPERLPGPFGSPVSSIAIPHFWMRGLNGLDEPVPTEIRRSTDGFSFQFGSSRFVYDAMGVRPEK encoded by the coding sequence ATGATAGCCTCATGGACAAGCGCCGACGGTCCTTGGGCGAAGCTCTCTCATGGTCCCGACGGCGAGATCGAAGCCTGGCATAGCCTCGTCGATCACTCAGCGGATGTAGCTGCATGCTTCGAAGCAATCCTGGCGCTACCGATCCCGTCTCGGCGCATCGCGAAACTGGCTGGGCGTGACGAGCTCCCAGAATGCTGGATTGATCGGCTGTGTGCACACGTCGCCTTGCATGATTTCGGCAAGGCGAACTCGGGTTTTCAGGCCAGAAGCAGGGTTGGTGCACCTCTGATCGGGCATTGCCGCGAAGCCTGGGTCGCTGTTCAGGATGAAGACATCCGCGCTAGGCTTGCGTCCGTTCTGCCATGGGCGGAGATGGAGCAATGGGGCCACCTGGATCCTGTTCAGCTCGTCGTCCTTGCCCACCATGGTCGACCGCTCGCTCCTGTAGATTTCGATCAGTCTCGATTGGCTCACTGGCGCTGCATCGGAGGCTTCGACCCTGTCCAGCAGCTGAGACCCCTCGGTGATGCCGTTCGATCATGGTACCCGAAAGCCTTCCAAGTGGACGGTGAACCTTTACCGACAGCACCAGCATTTTGGCACGGGCTGCTTGGCTACATCACGCTCGCTGATTGGCTTGGGTCAGACACGCGATTCTTCCCCTTCGCAAACGGTCGGGAACCCGACCGTATTGCTTCATCGAGGATCATGGCCAGAAAGGCGCTGCAGGCGATCGGTTTTGACCCCTCGTCCTCCAGAGTTAGCCTGGCGTCGCGCCCATTAGCCTTCTCCGCAGTGTCGGAGCATCCCCCTCGGGACGTTCAGACGGCAACCGGGTCATTCGAAGGCAATGTCGTCGTATTGGAATCCGAGACCGGTTCGGGAAAAACAGAGGCCGCGCTTTGGCGTTTTGCCCGACTGTTTGAAGCCGGAGAGGTCGACGGGTTATACTTTGCGCTGCCCACGCGTGTCGCTGCGACCAGTCTGCATGAGCGCGTCTCAAAGGCAGTCGAGACCCTGTTCCCAGATCCGGCATACCGGCCCGCGGTGACGATGGCAGTTCCGGGTATGGTGGCGCCCACAAATGATCAGCAGACCGGTACGGAGCTGTGCGGATCGCCTGACCTGACGGAATCTCCCGCCGATATGCGTTCGGCGAGCATGTGGGCATCCGAGGGACCGAAGCGTTATCTAGCCGGCACCATCGCCGTCGGTACCATCGACCAGGTCCTGCTGGCGTCTCTCAACGCCAAACACGCACACCTGCGGTTGTCAGCTCTGGCTCGCCTCCTTCTGGTCGTCGACGAAGTTCACGCTTCAGATGCCTATATGGCGTCGCTTTTGGGCAATCTCCTTGCATTTCATCGGCGCGCCGGAGGTCACGCGCTCCTGCTGTCGGCCACTCTGGGCTCCAATGCACGCGACAGCCTATTGGGCACACCACGCAGATCGGTGCCTTTCGAACAAGCTGTTGCTGCTCCCTACCCAGCTCTGTCGAGCAACGCTTGTCCCGATCCTTTGGCGCAGCCTGGCAACGGCAGAGACCGAACAATCGCGATTCAACTCGACACACGGATCGGGGATCCGGCTGCAGTTGCCGGGATCGCAATCAAGGCCGCCGGCCTCGGCGCCAAGGTTCTTGTCATCCGCAACCTGCGTCGCGATGCGATCAAGGTGCTCGAAGAGTGCAAACTCGCGGGCGCCCAAGACCTGCTGTTCAAATGCGGAGGCGTTGCGACCCTTCATCACGGGCGATTTGCCAGGGAGGACCGTCGAGCACTTGATCGTGCTGTCGAAGGAGCAATCGGGCTAAAGCGGCCAGCGGGCGGAACGATTGTGATAGGGACGCAAACGCTGGAGCAGAGCCTCGATATCGATGCGGACCTGCTGATTTCGGACATCTGCCCTGCCGACGTGCTTCTCCAGCGGCTAGGCCGACTTCATCGGCACGATCGAGGCCGTCGACCCGCTGGCTTCGAGGCCCCTCGCGCTGTTGTCATGGCGCCGAATGACCTCGCAGGCCTGTATCATCGTGGCGAGCATGGCATCGGGTTATTCCAGAGCAACGGGCAATCGACGCCCTATCCGTATTCTGACGTTCTGGCGGTCGAAGCGACGCGACAGGCGATCGTGGATTACCCGTCCTGGGAAATCCCGATAATGAATCGGCTTCTTGTCGAACTGGCCACCCATCCCGAGGCAAGAGCCAGTCTTCTTGACCGGCTCGATCCATCCGGCGGCTGGGAGGAATCAGACGCGATAGTCACCGGCCGCGGCGCTGCTTACAAGTTGCAGGCTGGGTACGCGCATCTGCCATTCGATTCGGCCTTCGATGATCAGGCGGTTGTCATGAGTGATGACCCCTTATCAACCCGGCTGGGTGAAAAGGATCTCCTCGTTCAGTTCCCCGAAAGGCTTCCCGGGCCATTCGGCTCGCCTGTGAGCTCAATCGCTATCCCTCATTTCTGGATGCGAGGCTTGAACGGTCTGGATGAGCCTGTTCCGACAGAAATCCGGCGCTCTACCGACGGGTTCTCTTTCCAATTTGGATCGTCACGATTCGTCTACGATGCCATGGGTGTCCGTCCGGAAAAATAA